The following coding sequences lie in one Paenibacillus durus ATCC 35681 genomic window:
- a CDS encoding saccharopine dehydrogenase family protein, with translation MGKALIIGAGGVASVVVHKCCQNPDVFEEICIASRTVEKCEALKNKLDGGRTKIQTAQVDADNTDEVIQLIKSFGPDVVINVALPYQDLTIMDACLATGVHYLDTANYEPPETAKFEYSWQWAYKKKFEEAGIMAVLGCGFDPGVTGVFSAYALKHYFDEIHTIDIVDANAGDHGYPFATNFNPEINIREITANGRYYENGEWIETPPLSEKKVYDLPEIGPKDIYLLYHEELESLAKNIPGIKKIRFWMTFSQNYLTHLKVLENVGMTSIEPILFEGKEIIPLQFLKAVLPDPASLGPRTKGKTNIGIIAQGTKDGQPKNYYVYNVCDHQECYREVGSQAISYTTGVPAMIGAMLMIKGTWMKPGVYNVEELDPDPFMELLNTKGLPWQEDFSPTLLD, from the coding sequence TTGGGAAAAGCGTTAATTATCGGCGCTGGCGGCGTCGCAAGCGTTGTTGTTCATAAATGCTGCCAGAACCCGGATGTTTTTGAGGAGATCTGTATTGCGAGCAGAACAGTCGAGAAATGTGAAGCTTTGAAAAATAAATTGGACGGAGGCCGCACGAAAATTCAGACGGCCCAGGTTGACGCAGACAATACCGACGAGGTTATCCAGCTCATCAAAAGCTTTGGTCCGGACGTCGTTATTAACGTCGCGCTTCCTTATCAGGATCTGACCATTATGGATGCCTGCCTTGCAACGGGCGTGCATTATCTGGACACCGCGAACTACGAACCGCCGGAAACGGCGAAATTCGAATACAGCTGGCAGTGGGCGTACAAGAAGAAGTTCGAAGAAGCCGGCATTATGGCTGTGCTGGGCTGCGGCTTTGACCCGGGCGTAACCGGCGTATTCTCGGCCTATGCGCTGAAGCACTATTTTGACGAAATTCACACGATCGATATTGTTGACGCCAACGCGGGCGATCACGGCTATCCTTTCGCGACCAACTTCAACCCGGAGATCAATATCCGCGAAATCACCGCCAACGGACGCTACTACGAGAACGGCGAATGGATCGAGACGCCGCCGCTTTCCGAGAAGAAGGTATACGACCTGCCGGAAATCGGACCGAAGGACATTTACCTGCTGTATCATGAAGAGCTGGAATCCCTGGCCAAAAATATTCCGGGAATCAAGAAAATCCGCTTCTGGATGACCTTCTCCCAAAACTACCTGACGCACCTGAAGGTGCTTGAGAACGTCGGCATGACTTCCATCGAGCCGATCCTGTTCGAAGGCAAAGAGATCATTCCGCTTCAGTTCCTGAAGGCGGTTCTGCCGGACCCGGCATCGCTCGGACCGAGAACGAAAGGCAAGACGAACATCGGCATCATCGCCCAAGGCACGAAAGACGGCCAGCCGAAGAATTACTATGTCTACAACGTGTGCGACCATCAGGAGTGCTACCGTGAAGTCGGTTCCCAGGCCATTTCCTACACGACGGGCGTACCGGCCATGATCGGCGCTATGCTGATGATCAAGGGTACTTGGATGAAACCGGGCGTATATAACGTGGAAGAGCTTGACCCGGACCCGTTCATGGAGTTGCTTAACACTAAAGGATTGCCGTGGCAGGAAGATTTCTCGCCGACGCTGCTGGATTAG
- the nspC gene encoding carboxynorspermidine decarboxylase: MKEINYSAVPSPSYVVDERLLVKNLELLNSVQERTGAHILLAQKGFSMHALYPLVGKYLKGVTSSSLFEARLGYEKMGKEVHAYAPAYVDSEFDELMKYSDHLVFNSFDQWQRYKDKVQSAPKHISCGIRVNPEYSEIEIPLYDPCYNNSRLGVTLDNFRPEELDGIEGLHFHTMCEQNSDTLERTIKVVDEKFGPYLKGMKWLNFGGGHHITRPDYDVETLIRCILYMKEKYNVQIYLEPGEAIALNTGYLVATVLDVVKNGMEIAILDTSAECHMPDVLAMPYRPNIIGAGQPGEYEHTYRLGGLTCLAGDVIGDYSFKQPLKAGDRLVFLDMAHYTMVKNHMFNGVNLPSIVSYNEEEGIKVIRTFGYEDYSGRLS, translated from the coding sequence ATGAAAGAGATTAATTACAGCGCGGTTCCTTCACCAAGTTATGTTGTAGACGAAAGACTTCTTGTCAAAAATCTTGAGCTGCTGAACTCCGTTCAGGAGCGCACGGGCGCGCATATTCTGCTGGCCCAAAAAGGCTTCTCCATGCACGCTCTCTACCCGCTCGTAGGGAAATATCTGAAAGGCGTCACATCCAGTTCCTTATTCGAAGCCCGTCTTGGCTATGAGAAAATGGGCAAAGAAGTTCACGCCTACGCTCCGGCGTATGTGGACTCGGAATTCGACGAGCTGATGAAGTACAGCGATCATCTTGTTTTTAATTCCTTCGACCAGTGGCAACGGTACAAGGATAAGGTGCAAAGCGCTCCGAAGCACATCAGCTGCGGCATCCGCGTCAATCCGGAGTATTCCGAAATCGAGATTCCGCTGTATGATCCTTGCTATAACAACTCCCGGTTGGGCGTGACGCTGGATAACTTCCGGCCGGAGGAGCTGGACGGCATCGAGGGCCTGCATTTCCATACGATGTGCGAGCAGAACTCCGATACGCTGGAGCGGACGATCAAGGTCGTGGATGAGAAATTCGGGCCTTATCTGAAGGGCATGAAGTGGCTCAACTTCGGCGGAGGGCATCATATTACACGCCCGGATTACGATGTGGAGACGCTCATCCGCTGCATTCTGTATATGAAGGAAAAATACAACGTCCAAATCTACCTGGAGCCGGGCGAAGCGATCGCCCTGAATACCGGGTACCTGGTGGCGACGGTGCTGGACGTAGTCAAGAACGGCATGGAAATCGCCATTCTCGATACCTCGGCGGAATGCCACATGCCCGATGTGCTGGCCATGCCTTACCGGCCGAACATCATCGGTGCGGGGCAGCCGGGCGAGTATGAGCATACGTACCGCCTTGGCGGACTGACCTGCCTCGCAGGCGACGTCATTGGTGACTATTCGTTCAAACAGCCGCTTAAGGCCGGTGACCGTCTCGTATTCCTCGACATGGCGCATTACACGATGGTCAAGAACCATATGTTCAACGGCGTTAACCTGCCATCTATCGTGTCCTACAACGAAGAAGAAGGCATTAAGGTGATCCGGACCTTCGGCTATGAGGATTACAGCGGCCGGTTGTCGTAA
- a CDS encoding RidA family protein, with protein MIIRTSSHYGDDTCSSYVSAGGFIYLSHHAGGHESDDIVYQMQASFDSLAATLESAGAAFDDIVQINLYLKNIKDFSAAKDVFYKYFKKDHFPARMTTTTDFVNPTCLCMLDAVAYRSS; from the coding sequence ATGATTATCAGAACGTCATCGCATTATGGAGATGATACTTGCTCATCTTACGTATCGGCAGGGGGCTTTATTTATCTTTCGCATCACGCTGGCGGGCATGAATCAGATGATATTGTATACCAAATGCAAGCCAGCTTTGACAGTCTGGCGGCTACCTTGGAATCGGCCGGAGCGGCATTTGATGATATTGTGCAGATCAATCTGTACCTCAAAAATATTAAGGATTTCAGCGCGGCGAAGGATGTATTTTATAAATATTTTAAGAAGGATCATTTTCCTGCACGAATGACGACGACTACGGATTTCGTGAATCCGACCTGTTTATGCATGCTCGATGCCGTTGCTTATAGAAGCAGCTGA